From the candidate division KSB1 bacterium genome, the window TTGCCAAACATAAGGTGGGTGGTGACCGGCCCGCGCACAAGTCAGGGCGCCGGTTTTCGGGTTGAGAACGGCATAAAAAAGAGTAATGAAACGCCTGTTGCGCGATTCGGTCATGAGCATTTCATTGGCCCGGCACAGAACCTGGGCCGGAGAGTTGTCTTGTATTGCGATGCCGCGAACCAGCGTTCGGGAAAGGGCCATCACTAACGCCGCCGGAACGCCCTTGTCCGCAACATCAGCAATGACGATACCCAAGTTGGCATTTTTTAACGGGATGAAGTCATAAAAGTCGCCGCCCACATGTTTAGCCGATTGATAATAGGTGGCGATTTCCCAACCCGGTATTTTCGGGGTCGCCTCAGGTAAGAAGCTGTGTTGGATTTCTTGCGCCATGCTCAGTTCTTTTTCCAAAGCTTCCTGCGCCAGCCGGATTTCGTGGAGCTCGGTTTGCTCGATGGCCAGAGAAGCTTGATTGGCCAGCAGATTGGTTAGGTGCACTTCGGCTTCGGCCACCTTGCGCGGCGTTTTATGGGCGACCAAAAGCAGTCCAATGGGATGGTTCTGAGAAATACTCTGAATCGGCGCAAGGTAAATGGACCGACAACCCACTTCGCTCCAGAATTGCCACATCGCACGATCTTCAATGATGCTTGTCGAAGCTTCCGGTGGAATAGGCTCCTCAAGAGGAAACAATCTCAAACTGGGTTCACCGCGCTCTTGCAGGGAAATTTGACCGGAGCGGCCAAGCTGCAGGAACGTTTGTCCGGCGCCAGATTCGTTCCAGGGCTTTTCCAGAAAAACTTCTTGCTTAGGCTTGAGCCCGGTGCTGGCGAGCTTTCTTGTGCCTCCATTTGCTTCGTGCAGCATGAGCGCGCACACATCCGCGGCAAAGATTTCCGCTGTCACCTTGACAACTTGTCCCAAAATCGCTTCCAAATTTTGCGTATTTAGCAAAGCATTCGAAAGGGTTAACAGGGCCGCCTGTTCTTGAATCCTTTGATCCCGGGTCTGCTCGAAAATGCGTGCGCGTTCCACGGCCACACCCATTTGATTGCCGACCGTGGTCAGCAGTTGCAATTCTTCATCTGAAAATAGACGTCCGGCGGCGGTCGCGACATTCAATATGCCGATTTGGGCCCGTGGCGTTTCTAAAGGTATGCTGGCGTGGTCCACCAGATTTTGTCGATCCCCTTTGGAATGTTCGATGCGGCTGCAGTAGACGATGTTCACGGCTTCGGTCAGTTTATCTTCGCATGCCAGTCTGTTGCAGCGGCAGCCGCCTTTCCAGACCCGTCCGGGATGTTTCAGCGCAGGAGGCAGCCCGTGATTCGCGGCCAAAGTGAAGGTCGTATTGTCGCGATTTGTCAGGAAAACCCAGCCGGCATTGAGGCCTAGAATTTTCAAAATGATCTCAAGCGAATCGTGCAGAGCTTGGTTTAGGTCGAGAGCTTGGTTTAAGGTTTCGGCGATGGTTTTAAGCGCCGCCAAATTGGAATTTTGCCGGTCGCTGTCTTTGGCTTTGTTCATTGTGTTTGCAATGAGAATTTCAATTTATAACGTAGAAAATATGTCCCTTTTACACCAACGTCATTTATCGATTAAGATAGCAATTAGCGTTAATTTAGCAACAATTTTCCTAGAGGCGTGGCCGAAAATCCTTTGCCCTCGTGAATGAAACGCTTTTACTTTCATCATCTTGACTCAGGTGCTGCGGCAGAAATTTCAACGCCACATGGCGTTGCAGTTTGGTGTCTTCGGCTTATAGACCACGCCCATGCCGCCTTCGCCGAGCTTTTTGAGGATTTTGTAGTGGGAAATGGTTTTACCAATCATTGTTAGATAATCCTCGTTTTCATAAAGTATAATCGGGATAGGGCGAGGCCTCACGACCCCGCTCCTCCCACACCACCTGGCGTACGGATCACGTACCAAGGCGGTTCGGCTGGTTAAGTTGTCCGAACGTATAAACGTGGCAACCCTAAAGCGTCAAAGTACCGACCGGGCAACGCAATCGAGAGTGCAGGACTACGACTCAAGCGCCAGGGGCCATGAGCTGATTTTGCGGTATTCCACGCTAAGTCTCGGCTCACACCTGATTAATTTCTTTTTTGTTCTCCATTAAGCGAACTGTAGTAGGCGAGATCTTTGCTTCACCTAGAGTAAGTGTGGTTAAGAAGACATCA encodes:
- a CDS encoding SpoIIE family protein phosphatase, which codes for MNKAKDSDRQNSNLAALKTIAETLNQALDLNQALHDSLEIILKILGLNAGWVFLTNRDNTTFTLAANHGLPPALKHPGRVWKGGCRCNRLACEDKLTEAVNIVYCSRIEHSKGDRQNLVDHASIPLETPRAQIGILNVATAAGRLFSDEELQLLTTVGNQMGVAVERARIFEQTRDQRIQEQAALLTLSNALLNTQNLEAILGQVVKVTAEIFAADVCALMLHEANGGTRKLASTGLKPKQEVFLEKPWNESGAGQTFLQLGRSGQISLQERGEPSLRLFPLEEPIPPEASTSIIEDRAMWQFWSEVGCRSIYLAPIQSISQNHPIGLLLVAHKTPRKVAEAEVHLTNLLANQASLAIEQTELHEIRLAQEALEKELSMAQEIQHSFLPEATPKIPGWEIATYYQSAKHVGGDFYDFIPLKNANLGIVIADVADKGVPAALVMALSRTLVRGIAIQDNSPAQVLCRANEMLMTESRNRRFITLFYAVLNPKTGALTCARAGHHPPYVWQASESEFRALQPAGMALGIVAKISLEEETLTIQKNDIFVLYTDGVTEAMNSKQEEFSEERLMTLIKQHHRLSAEKLVKKIQKEVENFRAGSEPSDDFTLLVIKRLK